The Pedobacter mucosus genome window below encodes:
- a CDS encoding DEAD/DEAH box helicase: MLRVDSSKTCKVVYSLCKHEYLGYLIEPHVVQLNPHGDFSFTYQRIFTHTAAEFNACLSDIDYKLIKVLDDIEQDSLIKKYYKKLIRPTEFFAKVFDEKFFESVRPKIEKKLAEALELLKVKNELYVMDKDGWPVERKIEFASEPASILFHFRRNETETRYFPTIKYQNLRIEFMFKEAQIISNKPAWLLLNDVLYFFDQDIEGKKLQPFLAKRYISIPKSTEATYFEKFIAPLIEKHHVYAEGFEIRTEQYEAIPIIKVFYVDGGLTQIQLYFKYGEYTFSTENAHKVTVRLEKIADNYIFHRIRRSAEWEKKQFNLLLTLGLKKTSTLLCNLEVVTQEENPSYAAINWVNEHIEILEAAGFIIEQATGPKRFVFGANKIDLEVKEGNDWFDINAVVWFGKYQIPFLSLKQHILHKRREFLLPDGEVAIIPDKWFTQYGSLFSLAETGKTLKLKKHHIGLINDLAEDSLANITLERKLQRLSDFENIEDTQMPVHFKGSLRDYQKAGYNWFSFLREYNFGGCLADDMGLGKTIQTLAMLQKVKEDDQLVPTQSTSLIIMPTSLIYNWLNEAKKFTPKLKILSHTGTNRNKDVANFANYDIVITTYGVTRVDVEELKNFYFNYIILDESQNIKNPASKSFKSVRSLKSKNKLILSGTPVENSVGDLWSQLTFLNPGLLGTQSFFYEEYVQAIEKKKDEEKARKLQSIIKPFVLRRTKEQVAAELPPKTEQIIYCNMSEDQAAYYEKTKSAYRNDLLESMDDGTFKQKQVQLLQGLTALRQLANHPVMIDNTYISDSGKFENVIHTLDNVLKGGHKVLVFSQFVKHLDIFKKHFERENIPFAYLDGSTKNRGEIVSEFQQNADLKVFLISIKAGGVGLNLTQADYVFILDPWWNPAVEQQAIDRTHRIGQDKKVFIYKFIAKDTVEEKILALQNRKKSLANSLITTEESFFKSLSKEDIRDILN; this comes from the coding sequence ATGTTACGCGTCGATAGCTCTAAAACCTGTAAAGTTGTTTACTCTTTGTGCAAACATGAGTATTTAGGCTATTTAATTGAACCACATGTTGTTCAACTTAATCCACACGGAGATTTTTCATTTACTTATCAACGAATCTTCACACACACCGCAGCAGAATTTAATGCCTGTTTAAGTGACATTGATTATAAATTAATTAAGGTTTTAGACGACATTGAGCAAGACTCACTAATTAAAAAATATTATAAAAAATTAATTCGCCCAACTGAGTTTTTTGCAAAGGTTTTTGATGAAAAGTTTTTTGAAAGCGTTAGGCCAAAAATTGAGAAAAAGTTAGCTGAAGCACTTGAACTGCTTAAAGTAAAGAACGAGCTTTATGTAATGGATAAAGATGGCTGGCCGGTAGAACGAAAAATAGAATTCGCGTCTGAACCAGCATCTATTTTATTTCATTTTAGAAGAAACGAAACCGAAACACGTTATTTTCCGACGATAAAATACCAAAATCTGCGTATTGAGTTTATGTTTAAAGAAGCACAAATTATTAGCAACAAACCAGCTTGGTTATTGTTAAACGATGTGTTATACTTTTTTGATCAGGATATTGAAGGAAAAAAATTGCAGCCCTTTTTGGCAAAACGATATATCTCAATACCAAAATCTACGGAAGCCACCTATTTTGAAAAATTTATAGCGCCACTAATAGAAAAGCATCATGTTTATGCTGAAGGCTTTGAGATTAGAACAGAGCAGTATGAAGCGATTCCAATTATAAAGGTATTTTATGTTGATGGTGGTTTAACTCAGATTCAATTATATTTTAAATACGGTGAATATACTTTTTCTACTGAAAATGCCCATAAAGTTACTGTCCGCCTTGAAAAAATAGCTGACAATTACATATTTCATCGCATTAGGCGTTCTGCAGAATGGGAAAAAAAACAATTTAATTTACTGCTGACTCTTGGTTTAAAAAAGACAAGTACACTGCTTTGTAATTTAGAAGTGGTAACTCAAGAAGAAAATCCAAGCTATGCAGCAATAAATTGGGTTAACGAACATATAGAAATTTTAGAGGCTGCTGGTTTTATAATTGAGCAGGCAACTGGTCCGAAAAGATTTGTTTTTGGCGCTAATAAAATAGATCTAGAAGTAAAAGAGGGTAACGATTGGTTTGATATAAACGCTGTTGTTTGGTTTGGAAAATATCAGATTCCTTTTCTATCCTTAAAACAACATATTCTACACAAAAGAAGAGAATTTTTATTGCCTGATGGTGAAGTCGCAATTATTCCTGATAAGTGGTTTACACAATATGGCAGCCTATTTAGTTTGGCAGAAACGGGCAAAACCCTAAAACTTAAAAAACATCACATTGGCTTAATTAACGATTTAGCTGAAGATAGTTTAGCAAATATTACACTTGAAAGAAAACTGCAGCGTTTATCAGATTTCGAAAACATTGAAGACACGCAAATGCCAGTTCATTTTAAAGGTAGTTTGCGTGATTATCAAAAAGCTGGATACAATTGGTTTAGCTTTCTGCGTGAATATAATTTTGGTGGCTGCTTAGCTGATGATATGGGTTTGGGTAAAACCATACAAACCCTTGCGATGCTGCAAAAAGTGAAAGAAGATGATCAGCTGGTTCCTACCCAGAGCACTTCGCTGATTATTATGCCAACATCTTTAATTTATAACTGGCTTAATGAAGCTAAAAAATTTACGCCAAAACTTAAAATATTATCTCATACAGGAACAAATAGAAATAAAGATGTGGCAAATTTCGCCAATTATGATATCGTAATTACGACGTATGGCGTAACTCGAGTTGATGTTGAGGAGCTTAAAAATTTCTATTTTAATTACATTATTTTAGATGAAAGTCAGAATATAAAAAATCCTGCATCTAAATCTTTTAAGTCTGTTCGCAGTCTAAAATCAAAAAATAAGTTGATTTTGAGCGGTACGCCTGTAGAAAATTCTGTTGGTGATTTATGGTCGCAATTAACATTTTTAAATCCTGGTTTATTAGGTACACAGTCGTTTTTTTATGAGGAATATGTACAAGCCATCGAAAAAAAGAAGGATGAAGAAAAAGCCCGAAAACTTCAGTCGATTATTAAACCTTTCGTGCTTCGGAGAACTAAAGAACAAGTAGCTGCAGAATTACCACCTAAAACCGAGCAAATTATTTATTGCAATATGAGTGAGGATCAGGCTGCTTATTACGAAAAAACAAAATCGGCATATCGAAATGATCTGTTAGAAAGCATGGATGATGGCACTTTTAAACAGAAACAAGTGCAACTTTTGCAAGGATTAACTGCTTTGCGTCAGTTGGCGAACCATCCGGTTATGATTGATAATACTTATATCTCTGATTCTGGCAAGTTTGAAAATGTGATCCATACTTTAGACAATGTGTTAAAGGGCGGACATAAAGTTTTAGTTTTTTCGCAATTTGTGAAACATCTTGATATTTTTAAGAAACACTTTGAGCGGGAAAATATCCCATTTGCTTACCTAGATGGATCTACCAAAAATCGTGGTGAAATTGTTTCTGAGTTTCAACAAAATGCGGATCTAAAGGTGTTCTTAATTTCTATCAAAGCAGGTGGTGTGGGTTTAAATTTAACCCAGGCAGATTATGTTTTTATTTTAGATCCATGGTGGAACCCAGCTGTTGAACAACAAGCAATTGATAGGACGCACCGAATCGGACAGGATAAAAAGGTATTTATATATAAGTTTATTGCAAAAGATACAGTTGAAGAAAAGATTCTAGCCTTACAGAATCGTAAAAAATCTTTGGCAAACTCCCTGATTACTACAGAAGAGAGTTTCTTTAAATCACTGAGTAAAGAGGATATTAGGGATATATTGAATTAA
- a CDS encoding response regulator transcription factor has protein sequence MSSPIISIAIVDDHTLFRSGLANLLEEFDEVKVLFEAVNGIDLQSKIVNYPEVQLILMDINMPVMDGFLATKWVKQNFPKVNVLALSMQEDEKAIIGMLRAGAGGYMLKESTPTDLLESIKGIISKGFYVNDLVSGRLLVALKEGDSKPPFTARELTFLQYCSTELTYKEIADLMNVSPRTVDNYRESLFAKLNIKSRTGLVVYGIKNKLVTI, from the coding sequence ATGAGTAGCCCAATTATTTCCATTGCAATTGTTGATGATCATACGTTATTCCGCTCTGGTTTAGCCAATTTACTTGAAGAATTTGATGAAGTTAAAGTTTTGTTCGAGGCTGTAAATGGTATAGATCTGCAATCAAAAATTGTTAATTATCCCGAAGTACAATTAATTTTAATGGATATAAACATGCCAGTCATGGATGGTTTTTTAGCAACAAAGTGGGTAAAACAAAATTTTCCAAAAGTAAATGTACTTGCTTTAAGTATGCAAGAAGATGAGAAAGCAATAATTGGAATGCTCAGGGCTGGTGCGGGCGGTTATATGCTTAAAGAATCTACTCCAACAGATCTATTAGAATCCATAAAAGGGATTATCAGCAAAGGATTTTATGTAAATGATTTAGTTTCTGGCCGACTTTTGGTCGCATTAAAAGAAGGAGACTCAAAACCGCCTTTCACGGCAAGAGAATTAACTTTTTTGCAATACTGCAGTACAGAATTAACGTACAAAGAAATCGCTGATTTGATGAATGTAAGTCCTCGAACGGTAGATAATTATCGCGAATCGCTTTTTGCAAAACTTAATATTAAATCTAGAACTGGCCTCGTAGTTTATGGAATTAAAAATAAATTAGTAACGATATAA
- a CDS encoding sensor histidine kinase translates to MQSETTKIAIIVAISTLIFLLMPLFLILYIKSYNRHKKNHFIEKGNMEQKFEAEMMKTRIEVQDQTMQTIATDLHDNVGQLLSLTTLTLNSINLNDNEKAAKKIESSLLLVNKSIKELRELARLLHGEQIIENGLGNALEQEINWLDKAGVYELKINNTLYGLKVSSPDKDLIILRLLQEIINNIIKHAQATIVEINAHIIDNTLQLSVIENGIGFNYEEIALKKNGMGLSSINKRIEMINGKLTLNSELNKGTSITIEVPYP, encoded by the coding sequence ATGCAGAGCGAAACAACGAAAATTGCAATCATAGTTGCCATATCTACATTAATATTTTTATTGATGCCACTTTTTTTGATTCTATACATCAAATCTTATAACAGGCACAAAAAAAATCATTTTATTGAGAAAGGAAATATGGAGCAGAAGTTTGAAGCAGAAATGATGAAAACGAGGATTGAAGTTCAAGATCAAACCATGCAAACAATAGCAACAGATTTGCATGATAATGTTGGCCAATTGCTTAGCTTAACAACCTTAACATTAAATTCTATTAACCTAAACGATAACGAAAAAGCCGCAAAAAAAATTGAAAGTTCTTTATTACTAGTTAATAAATCAATAAAAGAATTAAGAGAACTAGCCAGATTATTACATGGCGAACAAATTATTGAAAACGGATTAGGTAATGCATTAGAGCAAGAAATAAATTGGTTAGATAAAGCCGGCGTTTATGAACTGAAAATCAACAATACATTGTATGGCTTAAAGGTTTCATCGCCAGATAAAGATTTGATTATTCTCCGTTTACTGCAAGAAATTATAAATAATATTATTAAGCACGCACAGGCAACCATCGTCGAAATAAATGCACACATTATAGATAACACCTTACAACTTTCAGTAATAGAAAATGGCATTGGTTTTAACTATGAAGAAATTGCCTTAAAAAAAAATGGCATGGGCTTAAGTTCGATTAATAAACGAATTGAGATGATCAATGGAAAATTAACGTTAAATTCGGAACTGAATAAGGGTACATCAATAACTATAGAAGTACCCTATCCATAA